The genomic interval AGCTAATAAGTTCACACTTACACAACAGCATCAATAGGTGGAAAGAGATGATACAATTTGCCCATAAAATGAAGACCCTTCTCAATTAAAATGTTCCTAAAAAGTATTCAGTTTTCAAAACAAAAGTGATTAAGAAATTAACAATACCTACCTGTGAGAAGAACACAGTGACAATATCCCATACTCAATCAGTGCTCTTGAAATCCTATGGTCTCTTGCTCCAAAtactaataaaaataatattttataatGCTGTAAAACAGTCTACAACCATGCAATTTAAGTTTTTAGTAGCAAGAAGCACATGCTGatgtttctattattattactgaACTACAAGTACATCGTCAagatatcttaattaattcaaactAAACAGAAGATAGCCTGATGACAATAATTGAATAAGGTCATAAAATTAAATTGAGCACTCTTAATAAACCTTAACTCCAAGAATGACCGTCAAACAAACCCTCAATCGATAACCTGAGCAGATGCAATTGAACAACTAGCactaatatttttaataaGTACAGTTTATCAAAATGCCTTCTTATTACTGCAGTTTGATTTCACAGCAATACATTTCATTGACTGCAGACCAAGTTTCATGTTTTCTGTCTGCGTGTGATTAGAAATAGACACACCAAGAAATTATTTACATCACCCAACAAAAGTTTTCACAACAGCatataattaactaacaaacCAAGTATCTTACATGGTCCAAATAAGTTTGCAAGAAAAGAAGTCATCATTTCCATGGGACTCACACCAGTCTCAACACCTACGGTTATCAGTTCTAACAACGACCTGAGCATTTCAGGTGAATTTGATGACAGATATCCTAACCACAAAAGCAAAACCATGTACTAAACAAAGTCCAATAATGGTACGTAAGTTTTATTCTTTTAAGAAAACACACCTTCAGTTGAATATGAGACAAGGATATCAAATGGGTTACCCAATAGATTGATGGCCAACTGCAGTCCTGTGTCATTCTCGTGAGCAGCAagtaacacaaaacacaattcTATGATTTTGTTTGGAAGATCAGATTTGGTGCCTGTGATGGACATCCACTACATCAAAGAGCAAATGTTCAAACCAATTTAGAACAAATGTTCAAACCAATTTAATGCAAAGTATTGATGAGCAAATGGTACCTTCTCACAACAAGCAATAAACAGAGAAAGCAATTGAGATACCACATCGTGTTGTCTGTGCTCCTTTCCTAATGACTGCTTTAGAATCATTAGATACAAATGCTATAGACTGCATAGTACAGCAGACACATCTCACCTCAAAACAGTTGAGAATATACAATAAGCAATGTAATGGCTTTGTGCTAGATAATTCACAGCTATTGAAAATGGTCATTAAACTAGCAATTCAACACATCGCAGTTAGAAAATCAGAACGATATGTATGTTGCTGGAAGTATCCATACCTGATGGCACTATCCAAGTGTTCTAGATAAGTTGAAATACTTTCAAATCCATGATGTTTTGCATACATGTAGATCTTAGCAACATAACATAAATTTGCACCatctgtatatgtgtgtgtgtgtgtgcgtgcatgcacacacacacacacacacacacacacacacacacacacacacacacacatacacacacacacacgcacacacatacacacacacacacacacacacacatgcacacacacgcacgcacatgcacacacacacacacacacacacacacacacacacacacacacacacacacacacacacacaattacccACATGAAGCTGTGCATCATTCAGATCCTACAAAGAAAATGTCTTTGATAGCGTGCAGTAGAGTCTACTAGACTATCAATAACATTCTATTATCTCACCTGCTGATTTTGTCTAGATGAAGGCATGTTCTGTAGCCTTAGAATGAGAGGTTGTCTGGCAGATGGTCGTGGAGCAAAATGAAGAGAGCAGTTGCTTAACATAGAACGGAGCTCAGAAACCATTTTTGAAACAAACGTGCTGACCAAAGAGAGCAATGTGTTATATTAATCATAACGTCATTGcattaaataacaaatataatatatgtatatatacccGACTGGGCTAAGAATGACAGAAGTCTCCTGACTGACGGTTTCTAATCCAGGAAGAACACAGGTAACCAAATGAGAAATGACAGCAACACGTATTCTGTAAACAGCAATTCAATATCTCAGCAACATGCAAACCAATGCACAAATAATCAATTTGACATAATATATGATTTCATTGGATTTACCAGTAGGCATGTTAGTCATTCTTACTTGCATTGTTGAGCAACAAAAGTGCTCAACATTATAATTCAATGGGTTGcggtatacatgtataaatatatgtataattGTCTCGATTAATTAAGAGATATAGCAAAGAAACAACTGCCTCCACTTTATtttgttgacagacagaacacggacaaacagattagTACAAACGTGCACATCTGTCAGCAGGCAAGCGAGACACAAAGGCAACCAAACTATTTTAGAAAGCACAAATTACAATAAATTTAGTAATGCCTTCAAATTAATAAATCGATCTGTATCACATTCTATGATGCGATCACACAAATAGAAGCAAAATAGTAATACTGTTATAATCCTGACCTGTCTATTCTGTTTGCAGCATCATAAATATGTTTAAGAGCCATTAAAACCCTTTGTTGAATTCCAGCAGGGCAGTTCGCAGATGAGAATGTAAGCGTTAGAATATCAATAAGCTTCAACCAGAGACGAGGTCTGGACGACATTTCTGTAGTGATATTGGTCATCCCAACAGTAATAGTAGCCATCTACAATGAGAATACATAATAACTATTATTAACACAAAAGAGTAGTAGCAATGTGGAAAATAAcagtaggacataggacaatgtccccCAAACATGctgtttgtccgaccaaatactgcaccagtgttgggacatgtttggacaaaacatccatcagtacgcatatatgatagtgtaaaccttgtctcttaggacgtgatggcctttccaatgatgtAACTGtaaacttaggtgcctcctagcatgctttatccagagaaaactgAAGCTGCCTTTAAtttaacaccatttctcccttggaagttggttggTAAAactacatgcaaaatggctgcagtaggggaggcacttgGTTATACATGCAACACCATAgaagaatgtcctacctaggctcagtctgtcggagccaaaataattccctattttccacactgagtAGTCAGCAATATTAATAGAGAAGAACTTAATGTTAAATGAAGATATCAGACAACACATTTGATCACATAGATACCAGCCATACCCATGTCAGTCAACATATGCATCCCTAGATAACTTGTAGGTAATTTTCTTGTATTTCTTAGATAATAAAAAATTGttgatttattttttattgatTCGTTGATACTGTAATAACCTATCCATTCTTCATTCATAAACAACCAGGCAGACACCATGACTTGTTGCAGCACGTGCACGCACCTGTCTTTGACACTCTTGTTCAACTCCCAAAGACTCGCAACCCAAGAGAACGATTTCCAGCGGATTGATACGAAACCAATCCCTTCAAAGAGCAACgcaacaataaaataaaaaattacagAGACACACAATACGAGCTGGTCATGCGAGCACTTTTCTTGGGCATCTCTGGAGTAGGGCGAGTGAGAAAGCTTTTGCAACGACCAGAAAAAGTCATTCCAAGTCAGACAAACGTCCACCTTCGCAAAAagttaaaaaataaaacacaaGTTAGGAATTCAAAAGTCTCGCACCTTCGCCATTCTGATagtgtgtgtacagtagaaGACACGCCCACGTAGCTTAAGCTAAATCCCGTATAACTGGCGCAATTTACACTTGCGTGTAGCACCAGACAGCAGAGTATTCAGTAGTCGATATAATGGTGAGAgaaatttgtaataaatacGTTTGACACATCAAACTTGGACGGACAAGGCTGGCAACGTTGTGGATGTCGAATTGTTATACTATTCGCATTTCTAGGCCTCGTCGTACAAGAAAAGCGCCCACTTGGCCGCATCACGACGAAAAACAGGTACTCTATTGATGTCGACTGGCTAAAATAATGATGAACGTCTCTGTGTTCATATGCCAATTTTGTCATTCCTGTTACTATGGCAGCGAAGAATCCTGAACTAACGGAGGAACAGAGGCAAGAAATTCGAGAGGCGTTTGACCTATTTGATACTGAAGGCACTGGCGTTATCGACGCCAAAGAGCTGAAGGTTGTAGCTTGGTATATATTGACAATTTGAacttaatatttttatttatgttgtagcatttaaattaaatttaattgtttttgtattgatGCATCACAACTATTTAGTCCGAGACTGTCTTGCATTCATTCTGGTACCTGGAATGCTTTATCGAAGGAAGagtttgtttgatttgtaTCAATACTAGAGATTTCATACATATATTGAGATGAGGGAACGATTGGATTTGtgggtacagtactgtaggaATGTATTAGAAGTGGCAACTAGAGGTGTTACGTTTGCATCACTGTGTCCTGCATAGCTGTTACTGAAAGAACGGGATTGTTCTTGACTTGCCTCATTTATCAAATTTGCTTTTCATAATAGAGGTCGttgcaatttgtttgtattgcaaaTGTTGTCAAAGCATTATCTTTAAACTTTAGTTTGGATAGATAAAATTAGTATTGATAATGTATTGTTATGTGTTTTAATGGTGTATGTATCAATGAGGTTTTTAGATTATGATGTAGTCACTGAGTCATGTGTACACGCTTCTCTTTAGGTTGCCATGAGAGCACTTGGATTCGAGCCGAAGAAGGAGGAAATAAAAAAGATGATTGCTGAAGTAGACAGAGAAGGAAAAGGCAATTGGAAAGAGTGTTAGAAATAGTTAAAGCCAAATTATTGCAACTTGTTACTTTATATTATAGGATCAATAGATTTCAATGATTTTCTACATCTGATGACATCAAAGATGGTAAACACAATACTGGAGTTTTTTTGACTTGTGTGAATTGTTATTGACAGGCAGAAAAAGACCCAAAAGAGGAAATACTGAAGGCATTCCGTTTGTTTGATGATGACCAGACGGTGAGAAGCAACTGTACACGTCACATTAAacttaatatattttattcggctacacatgtgcatgtactagTATTGAATACTTTACTGAAAATATACTTCTTTGATTCCTTCCATCCATGGATGTTTTGGGGTCTTCTTGTTGTCAATGTTGATTGCTGCCTGACGTTTGTTAATTTAGGGGAAAATATCGTTCAAGAATCTAAAGAGAGTTGCAAAGGAACTGGGTGAGAACTTGACTGATGAAGAATTGCAGGTGACCGAATTCTCATCAAAGATTTGGTTATAGGCTAGTAGAATACCTTGATTTCTCTTGTTCATTGCTTGTGTAGGAAATGATTGATGAGGCTGACAGAGATGGAGATGGTGAAATCAGTGAGCAGGAATTTCTGCGTATTATGAAGAAGACAAGTCTCTACTAGAGACGCATGACCTTGTACATGAGTTGACTTTAGCTTTAACTGACTGCTAACAGTGAAGGAGGTGTCCGCATTTTGTCATTAATATAACCATAATACAAACGCGTTTGATGTGTTTAAACTTTATCATACAATTGTGACAATCAGGCATCACAGAAACAGAACGACTAGACTAGAAATCATTATGGTTGCATTTGTCATGTCAGTATAGTCTAGGACTTTCTGATAGTTACACTCTtatcaaacacaacacagcatACAGTACTATAGTTCACTACCCACAGACCTGTTGTGTACATGGAATTAGCTCACTAAGCAGCAAGTACAGTTATTAGTTAAACACAAAACTCACAGCTCATCAACACACtgttacatacaaaacaaGGACACTTCAAATTCAATCAACAATGGCTTCAATTCCTCTTTCTGTATTGCACTCAAAATGACACCAACAAATATAGAAGAAAATAATGGGTAGCACAGCAATCTAGATTAAGATATTATAATGCTTCATATAACACTGCAGGCAAAGTATGGTAAGAAGCAATATAAACATAACAGTTGTAGGCAATCATCGGATCACAGACTGCAGCTTACAATCCTCAGTCTCCTTCATTCGGAGTTTCTTCTTCGGCGGTTGGCTCTGGCAGTTTGTCGTCATCTCCAACAAGCTCTGAACAACAGGATGAGCAGGTATGTATGTAATCATCAATCAACCTCATATCAACTTCATTGtcacaaacaactaaacgtTTGCAGTCTATTACCCATTCCATAACCAACCATTGTCAAGGTAGTATACAAGCGTCATTAAGCTGTACTGTACGTTAGTTATCATTCATGAAACACACCTGGCTGAGACTCCACTTCCTTTATTACTGCACTGATACCTTCATGTTCTGCTTGCTCAGCAGCATATTTCTCTACAGTCTGTAACAGTGGCATTAAGTGAAGATTGACAAGGATGAGAATGTAATAATTAAGTTAGTATGGTTTATGCACTGAAAGTAGGCTTACTTCTTCAGCTGTTTGTTCAACAGCGTGCAGAACTGTTGTAGTTGAAGAAGCATCACTGCTAACTGAAACCTCTTCTCTAGATTCCAGTACGCCACTGTTGTCACCTACTATTGAAACGGGTTCTTGGCCACTAACAGTAACATCACTGTGTCCGTTTCCTGTTCCTTCATGGTGACCTCTGTCTTCTCCGAGTGTGTTAATATCATTGGCAACAAGGTCAGAAAATGCAATCTCTACAATCTCAACTGGCTCTACAGTTGCTGTCGACTCGTGAGTCTCATCTCTGGTAGTTATGACTCCGACTTCACTTTCCTGAAATACAATCAATAGTTCCATGCAAACACTGAAAAATTACCCGAACAAACTCTGACCATAACTGGTTGTCCCTCAGGGGTGGAAGATGCAGAGTCTTGCCTAAATAACAACCAAAGTACTGTCTCACAACCTAAAGAGATGTCTATGCATACCGTGGAATGGGAACTACGCACCTGGATGGAAAGTTACAAGAAACAGCCAAGGCATCATCTCTAGCCTATAGCAAAAACAGCAGGAGGTGAAAGAGACACAGATTGAACTCACATCCACAAGAACATACTCCCCACTCAAAGTCATCCTCAAAGTTAAGATTGCATGAGATGAAAGCATGCAGCACAAGCAGAGCTACTCCCAAACCATAACCACACCTTGCCTAAATCTTCTTCCTCCTGTTGAAGTTGTCTATGTGGAGTAGGATCTTCTGATTGAGGTAACATACCTGATTCCTTTCCACCACCATCTGAATTACACAAATCAGAAGAATGTTGGTGTGAACACAAGCTCTAGTAAACTccataaacacaaacaggtTTAAATGATTAGTTGACCAACTTTAGCTTATTATACTATCCTTAGTTGAAACAGCCAATTAGGTTGCCAATCAACTTGATTGAAGGATGCACACACAAATCTAAGAAATTCCTAATTTTAGGTCTTACCTGAAAATGTGAAGTCATCAGGTGATGGCTCTCTCTCCACCGGCTGTGGATGGGAAAGATCTGGTAGACTAGAATCTGATTCTTCCTTCTCATTCTGTGGTAATCATACAATCACATCAGTAAAAACAGTACTAGAGTATAAAAGGCAAAGTGCACGAGTCATTGACACCCCTACTGATTGGTAGATAATGACATTAAAACTGCCAAAACCTGACCCCATGAACTGATAGACATTGTGATATACTGTGTTAGACAATTAATCAAGAAATCACTACAGAAttatcacatcacatcacaaaTGCAATGCAAACATCCAATTGAACAGATACACCTCCCTACTGTCCATATTGTGCACTAAAACATGTGCATGTTCCAATGCATGCACAATGAAATCAAAGCAAACTGCATGCACATATAGTTTTCTAGCAAAGATGATGTTACCTACCTCATCAGCACTGGCCAATTTTGGCCTCCTGTATAAGCACAAAATGATACATTTCGTTATTGATGCAACTGGTTACAAATG from Corticium candelabrum chromosome 14, ooCorCand1.1, whole genome shotgun sequence carries:
- the LOC134189586 gene encoding uncharacterized protein LOC134189586; amino-acid sequence: MASSYKKSAHLAASRRKTAKNPELTEEQRQEIREAFDLFDTEGTGVIDAKELKVAMRALGFEPKKEEIKKMIAEVDREGKGSIDFNDFLHLMTSKMAEKDPKEEILKAFRLFDDDQTGKISFKNLKRVAKELGENLTDEELQEMIDEADRDGDGEISEQEFLRIMKKTSLY